cgttagggactggaaggaccctggaaagctcatccagtgcaatccccccatggagcaggaacacccagctgaggttccacaggaaggtgtccaggcgggtttgaatgtctgcagagaaggagactccacaacctccctgggcagcctgggccaggctctgccaccctcaccgagaacaagtttcctctcaaatttaggtggaacctcctgtgttcagaGTGAACAGGAGGGGCGTGCTAATGGAAAAGACGGCTGAGCAGGCCCCAGACAGCTTCACTCGCAGAGCCTGCCCACGGGGCCGGTCACACAGCAACGCCCACCACCCGCTCAGGGCACCCTCAAAGCCCATCTTCCCCCGCAGCGCGCCCGCCCCGAGAGCCCCTGTTCCCGGCGGCGGGCCCTTTAAGAGGGCGGGCCCGGCTGCCATTTTGTGGTGGGAGGGTCGGCCGGCGGCTTGCGCATGCGCGCGGAGCTGCGCGTGCCAGTGGCGGCGTGTGGAGCGGCGGCCATGGGGCTGGGGCAGAACGCGCCCGTGCGGGGTAGGGGGGGCGGCCGCGTCCACCCCGCGTGCCggcgggggggagggaggggtggGCGGCGCGTGAATGGTGCGGCGCGTGAATGGCGCGGTGCCGCCCTTGGGCGACTCCCCGGGGACAAAATGGCGGCGCCCTGCGAGGACGCGGGTGTCCCCGGGGCGGGCCGGATCCCCTCCGCAGCGGGACGGGCGGGACCTCTGGCCTGGCCTGGCCCGGCCCGCCTTCCCCCGGTGAGCGCCCGCTCAGGCTCGTTTGGGCCCCTGGCGGCCGGGTGGTGCTTTTGTTCAGGTCTCGTAGTTCATGTGAGGTGTAGATGTCACTGCATCCTGTAAATATCTGGCGTTGTAGCTGTTTCTCACGGCCCGGTGCCGCACGGAAGGGATGTCGTTGTCACTTGTGCCGTGCGGGCGGCCAGAGCCACGTGTGGTTGAAGgctggggatggatgggtggagtGGAACAGCTGAATTACCTGATTTCCTCTAGAAAAAAATGAGTTTAATCCTGCGCGGCTCTGGTCTCCAGTTGCAAAGCTGCTCGTGGTTTATCCCCTTAAGTCGGGGGCCTCCATccattttggggggtggggggggcgggaggggtaCACTGTTGGTACAGAAGTGTTGGCAAAGGCATCAGCATAGTCCAGACTGGGTTACAGTAATGCAAGGTTGTGCTATTAAAATAACCAAAGCCCTGAGGATGATGACTTGATGAGAGTTTGCAGTCAGGTTGCATTCTCAAGGGCACTTTACCATCATTTGTAAGCTTGCAAGAACCAAAACAGCTCCTGTATACTAGGAATTGAGAAGGAAACTTAGTTTGTGGGGGAGGGAGAAGAACCTGCTCCTAATCAAGCTGGAAATGTCCTCCTTATCCCAGGAGAGCGGCGCAGAGTGTCTGGAGGTGCTTTGTTTAGGAGGCAGTGACACAGGGTTAATGTGATTTCTGTCCAGATTAGACTTGACCGGCGACTGGCAGGGTCACAGCTTtgtctgcagctcctgtgtgtcccaGGCTGATTAATTTGGGGAATCATATGGATTCCTTATGCCCTACTGAAAATTAGGCACTAGGACCTTACCATATTTTTGTGGGATTTAATTCCTGGGAATAATTGGAGAGTTAATTGCTTCTGTGCATATTGGGGTGCATAGATGCTGGAAAGTTTCCCTTTGGGGGGTGGTGAAGGGCTCAGCAGGTGCTTTTTGTTGTGAGTAACACGGTTGTTGGCAGGTGTGACCCATGCTGACCACAGATCTGATCACCGTGACTTGTCTTTTGCTGCTTATCGCCCAGATCCAACAGCCTTTCTCCCTCAGGTGGCCTCTTTACCTTGTGGTTTCAGTTAAATTAAATCTGATGGTCATAATCCCATTTCTTGTGGATGCTGTGAAGTGGTAAAAGTGAGTTATCTGCTTGACTTTCACTACTGGGCTTTCTGTGCAGCCAGTTCTCCGGGACACTCTTCAGTAGGCAAACGTGACGTTTCTCCAGGCATGGCCCGCAGGACGGTGATCTGATCTCTCCTTGTGGACAGTTTGCACTACTGGCCTGTCATAATCAAGTCTTAGACAATAAAAGCCTCTTCCTTGGCAACAAGAGGAGGAGAACAACACTTTGGAAGTCATAAGCGCTTCTGCCGAAAAAAATATCGATTTTTTATGTCTGGGGTTATTACTCTGTAACTGATTTTCAAATAACATGAATGTTTTTTAAGCAGCAGAGGTAACTTGAAAATTGTCTCTTAGACCTGTCTTGGACTAACTTTGTTGGGGTGCAACTATTGCCCACGTCAGTGCCAGTTCCTGGAAGGTAAATTGATACGCGTCGTAACCAGGATCGCGTGCTCCTGGTTGGAGCCAAGACTGGCTCGGTTTCTTCGTGTGCTTGTCAGTGCAGATGGTGAATTGTGTTCTTCCTGCGGATGAAATATGTCTGAGCTTTCTGGTAGATCCTAAAGTATCTCTGTAACCTAGATCTGGAAACATCTAGAGCAATATCTGACCTGtttagagagagaagagaggagaaatttTGTGATCCAGATCTCATGTTCATTAGGATATGaccaaagaatattaaaaaaaaatcaaaatcctaCTGTTGGCTTGTTACTCTTCTGTCTGCTGATTGGTTTGTGTGCTCCTTTGCACTGTCTGCTCTCCTGGATTGCATTCTTTGGGCTTCTGGTTTCATCCTCCCATCTGTCGTCCCTTTTTTAATCTCCTTTGTGTGTTACTTTTTCTGGAGTTTTAGCCAGATCTTCTCCACTGTTTAGTGCTTATGacactgaaacttttttttttttttctgccgtgTTACACAGGCCTGTAGTTTTGGTATTATACcaaattttggtttggttttataccagaattttgggttttgtatttttatacCAGAATTGGGATTTGTTTAATAATCACCCAAATTTGCtcttagcatttttattttaaaaaataagttaaacCCCTTGACATTCCATGTCAATGTCGCTCTGTTAACAGTTGCCTTTTCATGTAATATGTGTATGACCTTAAGAGTTTTGCAGTGAACTGTTAAATTGGCACCGGAGGCCTTTTGAAACAGaacttttaatgttttaaaactcCTGAAAAGTGTTTTCCTTCCAGGTACACTTTTAGGTTCACTTAATTTGGAAGGTGAAATGGGCATTTCAGCTCTTCCAAATCTGTTTGTGAAACAACAGTTGACGACAAAACTTGGTGCCTCTGAAACCCTGGAGGATGATACTGTTGTAAGAGAGAGCCTGTTGGtcaaattttaaaagctttcataaATTTACATGATGTTTATTAAGACAGTGCTGAAATCTAAAGTGTTTTAAGTGTTTGGATTTCATGTATTATTGGTTGATATCATTTCCACCCTCATACAGCTCCAGAGAAGCGATGGAAAAAAGCTAATACAGTAAAAAGGAGACTGTGATctattataagaaaaaaatacatatattaagCTGTTTCTATACAGTGTGCTTGTGTAACAGATTCATTTCACCCTCAAGGGAAGAAGTAGAGTCATTGAGATACGAGGTGACAGTTGCTTTAAATGAATCTGTGCTGGTTGAGCTGGATGTGCTGTGAGACTGTGGGGTGCTCAGAGGGCTCTGGAGAGCACTCTCTGGATGGATCTAAACCACTGAATTTGGAGTGTGCTCTCTGGGGCTTTTATTCTTTTAAGGAGTTTGGGAGCAGTGAAACGTGCCCTAATATTTTTTGCTTAAAGATGGTTTTCTGCATCTTAATATCACCCTGTTGTTACAGGGAGGGTTTGTCACTTGTTGCAGGAGTGCTCTCAGTgtctgttggtctcttctgcttcATTTAGTAAGAAAATTGACTCTGAAGCATTTTTGCGTCTTTTATTCCTAGAGTAAGACTCTAAAGGAGTGCCTGCCTTCCCCGATCTTACAGGGCTGAAGAAATGGTACAAATATTTATCTAATTCTCTGTATTGCTACATCCAGCTTGGTGCATGTGAGCTACCGTAGTGTTTTAGCTGAGGAAAGGCCTTGGTCTTTAAAAGGTCTTTAAAAAGGCTGTGGGATGGGGTAGAAACCCTCTTGATCCTGTTAGTGCGTGCTCACAGAGGCAATACAGCAAGTTAATTGGCAGTGGAAGGCAGCACGAGCTAGCAAAggctttttgtttctccttgGCCTTTACTGCAGCGAGGGCTCTTGCTCCGAGGATGCCGTCTGGCTTGGCGTTTTTCAAATCTGATGCAAACATGCAGGATAGAAATTTCCAACTGGAGACTCTTCTACTTTTCTTAAGTGGTGTAAATGTGCTAAAACTTAAATCCCTGTTTGATTTCTTTGTAGAGTCAGCCAGGCTCTGTATGTACATGTTACGAGTACATGTGTGAGGAGAGGCGGTGGAAAAGGCAAAGAGCAGTCACCTGCTGCTTTGAGGAAAAGGGCCAGGGCTGTTGCTGCAATCAGAACCTTCGGGCTGAAGTCCAGCGTGTTTTCAtgagacagagagaaaacaaTAGAGCCACGAAAAAGTAGTGAAATtatagaaggaaaaggaaattatACTAAGTGAGACTCTAAAGATTTTTAGAGAGAACTAGAGGGAGAAAAAACGCAGATGAGAGGTAGTggaaagagggtttttttaatggaagttGTCTTTCAGAGTTGGGACCAAATTCCGTTAAAATAAACTAGTGCTATTATTCCTAAATCTTTTTTGATCCTTGTTCTTTCCTGTACACCACAGTAGGCATTTAATCTAAGCTGTCTTTTGTTACTGGTGGTGGtatataaattaatttccccattgCCAAACACCGGTTAACTTTTTTTAGTTACCAGATGCATTATATTAAGAGCTACTCACTCAGTACCCATGGTTTGAGGGGATCCTGCTTGCTTTGCTAACACTGAGTGTTTTGCAGTGACTCTCCTGCAACTGAAACAaacaacagggttttttttgctgcTACAGGGTGTATTATAGCTGGTTTAATGTGCCTAACTTGGAAACACTATACTGTGGATGTTGGTATCAGAGATTCCCaaataaaaggttaaaaaatcccccaaaactgtGCCAGGTTAATCTTCATCCTTGTGTAGAAGGAACTGGGGTGAAGGAGAACTCTGCTCAGTAGAAAGGAATAGATTAACTAGGTGAGTGTCGAAAGAAAATATGGTTCTACATTTCTATGTTACTACTACAGAACAAAAAGGTCTGTTGAAAAGTAAAGGTGTTGCCACAAGCATGAAGACACTTAGTACTGAGCAGTTTTAAAAGAAGGTTGTGATCAAAACCCAACAGTCACTCTTTTTATCTTCTCTTTTGTTCTAGTTGAATGGATTGCTGCAGTCTCCTTAgctgctggtgcagctgctgTTGGGTATCTAGCTTACAAAaaatttctctctaaagacaaatgttgcaaagcaatggtgaatcCCAGTGTCCAGAAGGATAACCCCAAGGTAGTCCACGCATTTGATGTGGAAGATCTGGGAGACAAGGCTGTGTACTGTCGTTGTTGGAGATCCAAGAAGGTAAGAGAGGAATAAGTGGTCCAGTTTTCTTCGGGTGCATGTGTCTTTCAACAAAGCTATTTTCAAACTGCTTTATTTAGAGGAAACTAACCTCACTTATTCTGCAGTGTTCTAATGGATAAAACTATGTAGACTGAGGCTGAGAGCACGACCCTGCAGGCGGGATAGCGCTGGATGCTGGCTGGTGCCGCCTCTTCCTCCCGCGGGGCTGAGGCAGGAGTGCTGCACAGAGTGGAGCCGAGCTGCTGGGTTTCGTATCAGGCCTCTCACCCACTCTGTGCTCACGTGGACGAAACAGCGTTCAGCCAAAACACAGGGAGACCCAAgagagcagcacagcagctgtgcTCCGAGGTCACAATGGATTTAATGGGGATGTTCTAATGAACTTTCAGCCTCAGTTCTTAATTCCAACTTTGGATGTACTTCAgatatgtttattttcttttttttttttttttttgcagttcccGCTGTGTGATGGCTCTCACATAAAACACAACGAGGAAACTGGTGACAATGTTGGGCCTCTGATCATCAAGAGGAAGGAGGCGTAGAGTGGACAGTAGGAGCTACAAAACGAATGTCTGACAAATCCTCTGCTCACTTGTAACTGGGGGAAAAACCACAAATTCTTTGTCGTGTCACTGAAGCCTTTCCAGTGTAGCATATACATCAGGCTTCAGCATGTGTATTTTTTCTGGTGCTTGTCTTGTTTTAATCACTACAATGCATAATTTACTAAATAGTCATGGTTTAAATTTTTtgtcctgtgaagtagctgaaccttCTAATTGAGTATGGAACTAAAATGGCGCACAGAATGTACTTCATCAGAAGATAGGTATTAAATGATTTTCAAATACGTGTGTACTACTCTGAGGCTATTCAGTAGAATGTGTGTTCAAAATGTAGGTCCTAAAATCCTGGAGAGGTTCTAAAGTCACAGGTCTGGATAGATTTCTATGTAAAAGGCAATGGCAGGGAAGAAGTCATGGGGCCAAAATGCAGCTTAACCTCTGATTGTGCTGCATTTTCTGCAGGTGTCATGTTTGGCCTGTTACACTACTGTTCTGTGTGGCTTCTGtaaaagaacaaattttaaaTTGCTAACTATGAACAGACAAACATTGAAGGCTTACAGCAGGATGAGACTGAAGGGCAACTTTACTTTTGATTTTACAGCAGTGTTGAAAGTTGACCCTACTACCGTACGTACCGTAGTACTGAACATACTACCGAACTGCAGACCTGTGTCTAGAGCAGGATTAGGAAGGTGGTCTCTGCGAGAGCTTTCTTAACAGACGACTGGGATGATTCCAAGTGCTCCAAGAGTGATGGGCAGGGGTTGGCAGAGTTGTCTTTGCTGCTAGGAAGCCTTAATTTCACTTGCGGTCTCTAGCAGTTTAAGCTCATGTCCCCAGACCACAGGGCACCTCTGTGGGGGAGGCTATGCCAATTTAttccagaaggaaaaataaaaactaaaatccCACCCACACTCTTAGTGTCTGCTCCATCCTTGCTCTGGCTGGTTCCGGAGGCCTTGTCCTGCTGCGGAGGGGAGGTACACCATTCTTACTAAGTGGCCTTAGGCTCTGTGTCTTAAATAACTCCTTCCTCCCTGGGCTACCTGTTAATGTGCTTCAGCTAATTTTACCGAAAGAACTGACATAGACAAGGAAGGGCTTTGACGACAGCAAGAAACAAGGGGGAAAGAAAGGACGAGACAAGGAGAGCTCTTACCCTTCTTTCGTATGGCCCTTGTCTGACATGGTTGCATTAATGGCTATCATGTTCGTTTCCTTAAATTAAATAGCTCTGGTTTATTAACATGCAAATGACTacaaagcaaaacccaaagaGTGGGGTGGCAGAGGGCAGTTTTGTATTAAACTTGGTCTGTTAGTGTAATTGCAGTCTGTCTAAGATTGAGCTCTCGGTGTCCTGGGACAGAGAGACTACCTCAGAGCTGGAGAAAGGCCTTGTCAAAAACTGACATTTCTACCTGGATCCTAAAGGATTCTTCCACATGTTTGGGGCAgtagaggttttgtttgtttcttggtttggttttttttttttttttttttgttgttgttgttgttgttttttgtttttgtttttagagGGTTTGGTTGATACAACTGGTTCAGATTAAAGAAGATGTTTTGCATATTCTTGATGTGAGGCTTTTGGAGGCCACGGTCTTGGCTGACTGGTCTGAACTTTGGCAGAAGGCACATAAAGCAGAGAAGGTGCcacagagggagagaaagagggtTTGGGGCAACCACTGTCTGTGAGAGACCTCTGCTTGTAAGAAGTTGCAGTCAAATACATTTAGTTCTGTCTTTTCTTCCTGTCTTGACTGTAAAGGTACTTGTTATTTTTTACGTGGCAGAGTACTGATGCGTATGGAAAGTTGTTTTAACCTTAAATTATCAAATACCTTGCTTTTATTGAAAACAAAGTTATTTCTGTATTATTAGAATATGGCACtgggtatttctgtatttttgtcaaATACACATCTGAGCTCATCTTAATCTCGAGGTTGTCATGTCTATGTTTTCTTGTGGGTGTGCAGTTTCTTTCCAGGGGGGGTTACACTGTGGGTAGTGCTGCACGCCAGTGCTGCTGTGATCATCCACCTGAGTCGGGCTTGGGTTCTCCTCTGAGACTCCCGTTCCTGGCACAGCAAAGCCCGACTGCTCTTGAAGGAATAAAAGTTCACTGAAAGCTGCATGAATGTTCTGAGAGATGAAGTCCTGAAGTTTCAAATGAGTCTCTTGTGTCATAAAACTATTTCCTGAAGTTTGGGCACCAGGGACGTGTGCTCCATGAGAAGTTTTTGATCCTGGGAAGCAAAGATGCAGAGTCTTGGCTGATTTAC
The sequence above is drawn from the Patagioenas fasciata isolate bPatFas1 chromosome 8, bPatFas1.hap1, whole genome shotgun sequence genome and encodes:
- the CISD1 gene encoding CDGSH iron-sulfur domain-containing protein 1 isoform X2; its protein translation is MRAELRVPVAACGAAAMGLGQNAPVRVEWIAAVSLAAGAAAVGYLAYKKFLSKDKCCKAMVNPSVQKDNPKVVHAFDVEDLGDKAVYCRCWRSKKFPLCDGSHIKHNEETGDNVGPLIIKRKEA
- the CISD1 gene encoding CDGSH iron-sulfur domain-containing protein 1 isoform X1; translation: MARCRPWATPRGQNGGALRGRGCPRGGPDPLRSGTGGTSGLAWPGPPSPVEWIAAVSLAAGAAAVGYLAYKKFLSKDKCCKAMVNPSVQKDNPKVVHAFDVEDLGDKAVYCRCWRSKKFPLCDGSHIKHNEETGDNVGPLIIKRKEA